Proteins encoded within one genomic window of Mycolicibacterium aubagnense:
- a CDS encoding protein kinase domain-containing protein, whose translation MSARVGVTLSGRYRLQRLIATGGMGQVWEGVDSRLGRQVAIKVLKAEYSTDPEFVERFRAEARTVAMLNHPGIASVYDYGETELDDSGRTAYLVMELVNGEPLNSVIKRTGRLSLRHSLDMLEQTGRALQVAHSAGLVHRDVKPGNIMITPTGQVKLTDFGIAKAVDAAPVTQTGMVMGTAQYIAPEQALGHDATAASDVYSLGVVGYESVSGRRPFTGDGALTVAMKHIKEAPPPLPADLPPNVRELIEIALAKDPIHRYRSGGPFADAVAAVRAGRRPPRPNQAPTIGRAAPAAIPSSTQARAAIEPARPAPATPRPRPATGSHRPSPPARRTFSPGQRALLWAAGVLGALAIVIAILIVLNAQDRQDQKHQQQPTVTNTITETTKTPGAPAGQSASLPELSGPAIR comes from the coding sequence ATGAGCGCACGCGTCGGAGTCACACTTTCCGGCCGCTATCGACTTCAGCGACTCATCGCCACCGGTGGCATGGGTCAGGTCTGGGAAGGCGTCGACAGCAGGCTCGGCCGACAGGTCGCCATCAAGGTGCTCAAGGCCGAGTACTCCACCGACCCCGAATTCGTCGAGCGGTTCCGCGCCGAGGCGCGCACGGTCGCCATGCTGAACCACCCCGGCATCGCCAGCGTCTACGACTACGGTGAGACCGAGCTCGACGATTCCGGCCGCACCGCCTACCTGGTCATGGAGCTCGTCAACGGCGAGCCGTTGAACTCGGTGATCAAGCGCACCGGCCGGCTGTCACTGCGGCACTCGCTGGACATGCTGGAGCAGACGGGCCGAGCCCTGCAGGTCGCGCACAGCGCCGGCCTGGTGCACCGCGACGTCAAGCCCGGCAACATCATGATCACCCCGACCGGCCAGGTGAAGCTGACCGACTTCGGTATCGCCAAGGCCGTCGACGCGGCTCCTGTCACGCAGACCGGCATGGTGATGGGCACCGCCCAGTACATCGCGCCTGAACAGGCCCTGGGACACGACGCCACCGCCGCCAGCGACGTCTACTCGCTCGGTGTCGTCGGCTACGAGTCCGTGTCCGGCCGCCGGCCGTTCACCGGTGACGGCGCCCTGACCGTCGCGATGAAGCACATCAAGGAAGCGCCGCCGCCACTGCCGGCCGACCTGCCCCCGAACGTCCGCGAGCTGATCGAGATCGCGCTCGCCAAGGACCCCATCCACCGTTACCGCAGCGGCGGCCCGTTCGCCGACGCCGTCGCCGCGGTCCGGGCCGGACGACGTCCGCCGAGACCCAACCAGGCACCGACCATCGGACGGGCCGCTCCCGCGGCGATCCCGTCGAGCACCCAGGCGCGGGCGGCCATCGAGCCGGCGCGTCCGGCTCCCGCAACCCCGCGGCCGCGGCCCGCGACCGGCAGCCACCGTCCGTCCCCGCCCGCGCGGCGGACGTTCTCGCCCGGACAGCGCGCGCTGCTGTGGGCCGCGGGTGTGCTGGGTGCGCTGGCGATCGTCATCGCGATCCTGATCGTGCTCAACGCGCAGGACCGCCAAGACCAGAAGCACCAGCAGCAGCCCACAGTCACGAACACCATCACCGAGACCACGAAGACGCCCGGCGCACCGGCGGGTCAGTCGGCTTCGCTCCCTGAATTGTCAGGACCGGCCATCAGATGA
- the crgA gene encoding cell division protein CrgA: protein MPKSKVRKKNDFTINPVSRTPVKVKAGPSSVWFVVFFCSLMLIGLIWLAVFQLAALNPAGTPHLLQWMADLAQWNYAIAFAFMITGLLLTMRWR from the coding sequence ATGCCCAAGTCCAAGGTTCGCAAGAAGAACGACTTCACCATCAACCCGGTGAGTCGGACGCCGGTGAAGGTCAAGGCCGGACCGTCGAGCGTGTGGTTCGTGGTGTTCTTCTGCTCGCTCATGCTGATCGGGCTGATCTGGCTGGCGGTGTTCCAGCTCGCCGCGCTGAACCCGGCCGGTACTCCCCACCTTCTGCAGTGGATGGCCGACCTGGCCCAGTGGAACTACGCGATCGCCTTCGCGTTCATGATCACCGGCCTGCTGCTGACCATGCGGTGGCGCTGA
- a CDS encoding aminodeoxychorismate/anthranilate synthase component II has protein sequence MQVLVLDNYDSFVFNLVQYLGQLGVHAQVWRSDDERVSTPEGVAAVAEEFDGILVSPGPGTPERAGASIPLVRACAETRTPLLGVCLGHQAIGVAFGGTVDRAPELLHGKTSLVHHANSGVLQGLPDPFTATRYHSLTILPETLPAELEAIGQTDSGVIMAVRHRELPIHGVQFHPESILTQGGHRMLANWLAFCGQAPDEGLVSRLEQEVADAVSAATRTA, from the coding sequence ATGCAGGTACTCGTCCTCGACAACTACGACAGCTTCGTGTTCAACCTGGTCCAGTACCTGGGCCAGCTTGGGGTGCACGCGCAGGTCTGGCGTAGCGACGACGAGCGCGTCTCCACCCCTGAAGGCGTCGCGGCCGTGGCCGAGGAGTTCGACGGGATCCTGGTGAGCCCCGGGCCCGGTACTCCCGAACGCGCGGGCGCCTCCATTCCCCTGGTCCGCGCCTGCGCCGAGACGCGCACCCCCCTACTGGGGGTCTGCCTCGGACACCAGGCCATCGGCGTGGCTTTCGGTGGCACGGTGGACCGCGCGCCGGAACTGCTACACGGCAAGACCAGCCTGGTGCACCACGCGAACAGCGGTGTGCTGCAAGGACTTCCAGACCCGTTCACGGCGACGCGGTACCACTCGCTGACCATCCTGCCGGAGACGCTGCCGGCTGAGCTGGAGGCCATCGGGCAGACCGACAGCGGCGTGATCATGGCGGTCCGGCACCGCGAGCTGCCGATTCACGGCGTGCAGTTCCATCCGGAGAGCATCCTCACCCAAGGCGGCCACCGGATGCTGGCCAACTGGCTCGCGTTCTGCGGTCAGGCCCCCGACGAGGGGCTGGTCAGTCGCCTCGAGCAGGAAGTCGCCGACGCGGTCTCGGCCGCGACCCGCACCGCCTGA
- a CDS encoding peptidylprolyl isomerase, whose amino-acid sequence MTSPIQTATATLHTNRGDIKIALFGNHAPKTVANFVGLAQGTKDYSTENASGGTSGPFYDGVVFHRVIDGFMIQGGDPTGTGRGGPGYQFADEFHPELQFDKPYLLAMANAGPGTNGSQFFITVGPTPHLNRRHTIFGEVVDPESQKVVDAIASTAVDRGDRPTEPVVVDSVTVS is encoded by the coding sequence GTGACGAGCCCCATTCAGACTGCGACCGCGACGCTGCACACCAACCGCGGCGACATCAAGATTGCTTTGTTCGGTAACCACGCGCCCAAGACTGTTGCCAACTTCGTTGGACTGGCCCAGGGCACCAAGGATTACTCCACCGAGAACGCCTCGGGCGGCACCTCCGGCCCGTTCTACGACGGCGTCGTCTTCCACCGCGTCATCGACGGCTTCATGATCCAGGGCGGTGACCCGACCGGCACCGGCCGCGGCGGCCCGGGCTACCAGTTCGCCGACGAGTTCCACCCGGAGCTGCAGTTCGACAAGCCGTACCTGCTCGCCATGGCCAACGCCGGCCCGGGCACCAACGGTTCGCAGTTCTTCATCACCGTCGGCCCGACCCCGCACCTGAACCGTCGACACACCATCTTCGGTGAGGTCGTCGACCCGGAGTCGCAGAAGGTTGTGGACGCCATCGCCTCCACCGCCGTCGACCGCGGTGATCGCCCGACGGAGCCGGTCGTCGTCGACTCGGTCACCGTTTCCTAG
- a CDS encoding PH domain-containing protein, which translates to MEQTQWSPPTAGIAACGAGGLVLAAVALTSVTDLPGRFLGGIAAIGLLIFALMSWRARPKLAITPAGLVVRGWFGTQTYTQADLKTVRITEFRRLTRNVRLLELDTVDDRLLVFTRWDVGTDPINVLDALTDAGYIP; encoded by the coding sequence GTGGAACAAACTCAATGGAGCCCACCGACGGCCGGCATCGCGGCCTGCGGAGCAGGCGGTCTCGTCCTCGCCGCAGTCGCCCTGACGTCGGTGACTGACCTCCCGGGACGCTTTCTCGGCGGCATCGCCGCCATCGGTCTGCTGATCTTCGCCCTCATGTCCTGGCGCGCCCGCCCGAAGCTGGCGATCACGCCCGCGGGCCTGGTGGTTCGCGGGTGGTTTGGCACGCAGACTTATACACAGGCCGACCTCAAGACCGTGCGCATCACCGAGTTCCGGCGGCTCACCCGCAACGTCCGGCTGCTCGAACTCGACACCGTCGACGATCGGCTGCTGGTCTTCACCCGCTGGGACGTCGGCACCGACCCCATCAACGTCCTCGACGCCCTGACCGACGCCGGCTACATCCCGTAA
- the cwsA gene encoding cell wall synthesis protein CwsA: MSTVTENVPEVSRPSSGARLGRGLKYSIVGPLLILRGVLGLGVGSTVGTARWVGRRCHRGEDAAGDLAVVVQTGSKRRRPLLIAGVTVAVLALGGITFSIVRRSMQPEPSPLPPSVDVTPQP, encoded by the coding sequence ATGAGCACTGTCACCGAGAACGTCCCCGAGGTCAGCCGCCCCAGTTCCGGTGCCCGGCTGGGCCGGGGACTGAAGTACTCGATCGTCGGGCCGCTGCTGATCCTGCGCGGGGTGCTCGGCCTGGGCGTCGGATCGACGGTTGGTACCGCCCGGTGGGTCGGGCGACGGTGCCACCGCGGCGAGGATGCCGCGGGTGATCTGGCGGTCGTGGTGCAGACGGGCAGCAAGCGTCGTCGTCCCCTGCTGATAGCCGGCGTCACCGTCGCAGTGCTGGCCCTCGGTGGCATCACGTTCTCGATCGTGAGGCGCTCGATGCAGCCGGAGCCCTCCCCGCTGCCCCCGAGCGTGGACGTCACGCCGCAGCCCTAG
- the pknB gene encoding Stk1 family PASTA domain-containing Ser/Thr kinase — protein MTTPQHLSDRYELGDILGFGGMSEVHLGRDLRLHRDVAVKVLRADLARDPSFYLRFRREAQNAAALNHPAIVAVYDTGEAETPNGPLPYIVMEYVDGVTLRDIVHTEGPLPQQRAIEIIADACQALNFSHQHGIVHRDIKPANIMISKANAVKVMDFGIARAIADSSNRMTQTAAVIGTAQYLSPEQASGQNVDARSDVYSLGCVLYELITGEPPFVGDSPVAVAYQHVREDPVPPSQRHSGITPELDAVVLKALAKNPDNRYQSAADMRNDLIRVHAGEAPDAPKVLTDAERTAMLGTGGFGGPRSMMPEQISVNPQPYRSTDRAATPIGRWLIAAAILAVLTVVVTVAINLINGRPHDQQIPDVRGLAQADAVANLQNRGFKTRTQQRPDSTVAPDHVIGTEPSANTSVAAGDEITINISTGPEQREVPDVSKLSPSDAMAKLQSAGFRNIQQTVSQSLPEQKDRVIATNPPAHQTSAITNVITIIVGSGPGLVPVPDVNGQNVEVATKNLNTVGFLTILTAPIDSPKPAGEIIGTDPPAGTPTAKDAPITLKVSQGNQFVMPNLTGQFWTDAEPNLRALGWTGVLIKGADVQNSGQRSNAVVSQMPAAGSGVNFNASITLSFAS, from the coding sequence ATGACCACGCCCCAGCACCTTTCCGACCGCTACGAACTGGGGGACATCCTCGGTTTCGGCGGCATGTCCGAGGTTCACCTCGGCCGGGACCTACGCCTGCACCGCGACGTGGCGGTCAAGGTGCTGCGCGCCGACCTGGCTCGGGACCCGAGCTTCTACCTGCGCTTCCGCCGCGAAGCGCAGAATGCCGCCGCGCTGAACCATCCGGCGATCGTCGCGGTCTACGACACCGGTGAGGCCGAGACGCCCAATGGGCCGCTGCCGTACATCGTCATGGAGTACGTCGACGGCGTGACACTGCGCGACATCGTGCACACCGAGGGGCCGCTGCCTCAGCAGCGCGCCATCGAGATCATCGCCGACGCCTGCCAGGCCCTGAACTTCAGCCACCAGCACGGCATCGTGCACCGGGACATCAAGCCGGCGAACATCATGATCAGCAAGGCCAACGCGGTCAAGGTCATGGACTTCGGTATCGCCCGCGCCATCGCCGACAGCAGCAATCGAATGACGCAGACCGCGGCGGTCATCGGCACCGCCCAGTACCTGTCGCCCGAGCAGGCCAGTGGGCAGAACGTCGACGCCCGCTCGGACGTCTACTCGCTGGGCTGCGTGCTCTACGAACTGATCACCGGTGAGCCGCCGTTCGTCGGCGATTCCCCGGTCGCAGTGGCCTACCAGCATGTCCGTGAGGACCCGGTGCCGCCGTCGCAGCGGCACTCCGGCATCACCCCCGAGCTGGACGCCGTCGTGCTCAAGGCATTGGCGAAGAACCCGGACAACCGCTACCAGAGCGCCGCGGACATGCGGAACGACCTGATCCGCGTGCACGCCGGCGAGGCTCCGGATGCGCCCAAGGTGCTCACCGACGCCGAGCGCACCGCGATGCTGGGCACCGGCGGGTTCGGTGGACCACGCAGCATGATGCCGGAGCAGATCAGCGTCAACCCGCAGCCCTACCGCTCGACGGACCGGGCCGCAACGCCCATCGGCCGCTGGCTCATCGCCGCGGCCATCCTGGCGGTGCTGACGGTCGTCGTCACCGTTGCCATCAACCTCATCAACGGCAGGCCGCACGACCAGCAGATTCCGGACGTGCGCGGACTGGCTCAGGCCGACGCCGTCGCCAACCTGCAGAACCGCGGCTTCAAGACCCGCACCCAGCAGCGGCCCGACTCCACGGTCGCGCCGGACCACGTCATCGGCACCGAACCGTCGGCCAACACGTCTGTCGCCGCCGGTGACGAGATCACCATCAACATCTCCACCGGTCCCGAGCAACGCGAGGTCCCGGACGTCTCGAAGCTCTCACCCTCCGACGCGATGGCCAAGCTGCAGTCCGCCGGTTTCCGGAACATCCAGCAGACGGTCTCGCAGTCGCTACCGGAACAGAAGGACCGGGTCATCGCGACCAACCCGCCGGCCCATCAGACGTCGGCGATCACCAACGTCATCACCATCATCGTCGGCTCCGGCCCGGGTCTGGTGCCTGTTCCCGATGTCAACGGCCAGAACGTCGAGGTCGCGACGAAAAACCTCAACACCGTCGGCTTCCTGACCATCCTCACCGCCCCGATCGACAGCCCGAAGCCGGCCGGCGAGATCATCGGCACCGACCCGCCGGCGGGCACACCGACCGCCAAGGACGCGCCGATCACCCTGAAGGTTTCCCAGGGCAACCAGTTCGTCATGCCGAACCTGACGGGCCAGTTCTGGACCGACGCCGAGCCGAACCTGCGGGCCCTTGGCTGGACCGGCGTGCTGATCAAGGGTGCCGACGTGCAGAACAGCGGTCAGCGCAGCAATGCCGTGGTGAGCCAGATGCCGGCAGCCGGCAGCGGCGTCAACTTCAACGCGTCGATCACGCTGAGCTTCGCCTCGTAA
- the pbpA gene encoding D,D-transpeptidase PbpA, which translates to MNTSLRRVSGLVMALVVLLLLGATTTQVFAADSLRADPRNQRVLLDEYSRQRGQITANGQLLAYSMPTNGRFRYLRIYPNPLVYAPITGFYSLQYSSTGLERAEDSILNGSDERLFGNRLADFFTGRDPRGGNVDTTIVPRVQQAAWDAMQQGCGGNPCKGSVVALDPATGKILAMVSSPSYDPNLLASHESDRQSAAWQELRDNPDSPLQNRAISETYPPGSTFKVLTTAAALQAGATPDTQLTSAARITLPDSTATLENYGGAACGGGPTVSLREAFAKSCNTAFVELGLRGGADAMRTMARQFGLDTPPPSIPLQVAESTVGPISDAPALGMSSIGQKDVALTPLQNAMIAATVANGGVSMAPYLVDDLKGPDLSNIAATSPHQQRRAISSQVAATLTDLMVGAEQVTQQKGAIAGVQIASKTGTAEHGTDPRNTPPHAWYIAFAPAKSPKVAVAVLVENGGDRLSATGGALAAPIGRATIAAALREGS; encoded by the coding sequence ATGAACACCTCACTGCGTCGCGTCTCAGGACTGGTCATGGCACTGGTCGTACTGCTGCTGCTGGGCGCCACCACCACCCAGGTGTTCGCCGCCGACAGCCTGCGCGCCGACCCGCGGAACCAGCGGGTGCTGCTCGACGAATACTCGCGCCAGCGCGGTCAGATCACGGCCAACGGCCAGCTGCTGGCGTACTCGATGCCGACCAACGGCCGGTTCCGGTACCTCCGCATCTACCCGAACCCGCTGGTCTACGCGCCGATCACCGGCTTCTACTCGTTGCAGTACTCGAGCACCGGCCTCGAACGCGCGGAGGACAGCATCCTCAACGGCTCGGACGAGCGCCTGTTCGGCAACCGCCTCGCGGACTTCTTCACCGGCCGTGACCCGCGCGGCGGCAACGTCGACACCACGATCGTGCCGCGCGTGCAGCAAGCCGCGTGGGATGCGATGCAGCAGGGCTGCGGCGGCAACCCGTGCAAGGGCTCGGTGGTCGCGCTGGATCCGGCCACCGGCAAGATTCTGGCCATGGTGTCGTCTCCGTCGTACGACCCCAACCTCCTCGCCTCGCACGAGAGCGATAGGCAGTCCGCCGCCTGGCAGGAGCTGCGCGACAACCCGGACTCACCACTGCAGAACCGGGCGATCTCCGAGACCTACCCGCCGGGGTCGACGTTCAAGGTGCTGACCACGGCAGCGGCGCTGCAGGCCGGCGCCACCCCTGACACCCAACTGACCTCGGCAGCGCGAATCACGTTGCCGGACAGCACCGCAACGCTGGAGAACTACGGCGGCGCGGCGTGCGGCGGCGGCCCGACGGTGTCACTGCGGGAGGCATTCGCCAAGTCCTGCAACACCGCGTTCGTCGAACTGGGCCTGCGGGGCGGCGCCGACGCGATGCGGACCATGGCCAGGCAGTTCGGCCTGGACACTCCGCCGCCGTCGATCCCGCTGCAGGTCGCGGAGTCGACCGTCGGCCCGATCTCCGACGCCCCGGCCCTGGGTATGTCCAGCATCGGTCAGAAGGACGTCGCCCTGACCCCGCTGCAGAACGCGATGATCGCCGCGACCGTCGCCAACGGCGGCGTCAGCATGGCCCCTTACCTGGTCGACGACCTGAAGGGACCTGACCTTTCCAACATCGCGGCCACCTCACCGCACCAGCAGCGGCGGGCCATCTCGTCCCAGGTCGCGGCTACACTTACGGATCTGATGGTCGGCGCCGAGCAGGTGACGCAGCAGAAGGGAGCCATAGCCGGCGTGCAGATCGCATCCAAGACGGGCACCGCCGAACACGGCACCGATCCGCGCAACACCCCGCCGCACGCGTGGTACATCGCTTTCGCACCGGCCAAGTCCCCGAAGGTGGCCGTCGCAGTCCTAGTGGAGAATGGTGGGGACCGTTTGTCCGCAACCGGCGGTGCGCTGGCCGCACCCATCGGGCGGGCCACCATCGCCGCGGCGCTACGGGAGGGATCATGA
- a CDS encoding oxygenase MpaB family protein, which produces MKSAAAIDAATPGRTPTEFLYWQRIDDPVVQRARKAWQKVWRFDPQPSDDYVQRFAQAYYHADPVAEAFVDEVYLGEIGPKAGRAMLDQALDHGIESVPDAPASMVRLFEEFETAPDWLDHELMEKGAKVFRRWGTAVFSFATTSTLEMYSESSITKPLSYAGGYAGDKAHKRQMETVRFWIDVSEPGGLGPGARGRATAMRVRVMHVFIRRKLMQRPEWNLDAWGVPISIGDATLTLMGGSIVPGLALWSAGHQTTITEIEATLHFWRYVGHLLGVQPDWYPRDFRESVQLMFAAFVKRAYTAGDDGKELVESYLPAFKPKPGTPLRKRIRDEFNYRLQIGYTGVWLLPTTYSRHRMPRRMPWVLMPAVAAPVTFVMETVRRLVPRLDSVADAVQRRRREAWYRNEMGDAAAEFTPVEEFRR; this is translated from the coding sequence ATGAAATCCGCCGCGGCCATCGACGCCGCCACACCGGGCCGGACACCGACGGAATTCCTGTATTGGCAACGCATCGACGACCCCGTCGTGCAGCGGGCGCGCAAAGCGTGGCAGAAGGTGTGGCGATTCGATCCACAGCCGTCCGACGACTACGTCCAGAGGTTCGCGCAGGCCTACTACCACGCAGACCCGGTGGCCGAGGCGTTCGTCGACGAGGTGTATCTCGGGGAGATCGGCCCGAAGGCCGGCCGCGCGATGCTGGACCAGGCACTGGACCACGGCATCGAATCGGTCCCCGATGCGCCGGCGTCGATGGTCAGGCTGTTCGAAGAGTTCGAGACGGCGCCGGACTGGCTCGACCATGAGCTCATGGAGAAGGGCGCCAAGGTGTTTCGGCGCTGGGGCACCGCAGTGTTCAGCTTCGCCACGACGAGCACTCTTGAGATGTACTCGGAAAGTTCGATCACCAAGCCACTGTCGTACGCGGGCGGATATGCCGGGGACAAGGCCCACAAACGTCAGATGGAGACGGTGCGGTTCTGGATCGACGTGTCCGAGCCGGGTGGGCTGGGCCCGGGTGCGCGCGGGCGGGCGACGGCGATGCGGGTGCGCGTCATGCACGTGTTCATCAGGCGCAAGCTGATGCAGCGGCCGGAATGGAATCTCGATGCCTGGGGTGTGCCGATCAGCATCGGTGATGCGACGCTCACCTTGATGGGCGGCAGCATCGTTCCCGGGCTCGCGCTGTGGAGCGCCGGACATCAGACCACGATCACCGAAATTGAAGCGACGCTGCACTTTTGGCGCTACGTCGGGCACCTCCTCGGCGTGCAGCCGGACTGGTATCCGCGCGACTTCCGGGAGTCCGTTCAGTTGATGTTCGCGGCATTCGTGAAGCGGGCATACACCGCCGGCGATGACGGCAAGGAACTCGTTGAGTCGTACCTGCCCGCGTTCAAGCCGAAACCGGGTACGCCGCTGCGCAAGCGGATCCGCGACGAATTCAACTACCGGCTGCAGATCGGCTACACCGGTGTCTGGCTGCTGCCCACCACCTACTCCAGGCACCGCATGCCGCGGCGGATGCCATGGGTGCTCATGCCCGCAGTGGCCGCGCCCGTCACCTTTGTGATGGAGACCGTACGCCGCTTGGTGCCCCGCCTCGACAGTGTCGCCGACGCGGTGCAACGCCGACGGCGTGAAGCCTGGTACCGCAATGAAATGGGCGACGCTGCCGCGGAATTCACTCCGGTCGAGGAATTCCGCCGCTGA
- a CDS encoding DUF881 domain-containing protein, which produces MHSEPNAEDVSPRRPWWTAGTAEPAQPSRHSAWRFGVPVVCVLAGLLLATTHSVSGGSEIRRSDAPRLVDMVKEAKQTVATRTAERDSLQHQLDNHHGGTPGAEAALGAITSRANELGLELGLDPMHGPGLVITLNDAQRNAQGQYPRDATPDDLVVHQQDVQAVLNALWLGGAEAVQMQDQRILATSAPRCVGNTLLLNGRTYSPPYVITVIGNVDGMRAALAAAPLVTLYKQYVVRFGLGYTEEQRASVDVVGHPMPVKLKYAQPAGPVTY; this is translated from the coding sequence ATGCACTCAGAGCCTAACGCAGAAGACGTGTCGCCTCGCAGGCCCTGGTGGACGGCCGGGACCGCGGAACCTGCCCAGCCGTCCCGGCACTCCGCCTGGCGTTTCGGCGTGCCGGTGGTCTGTGTGCTCGCCGGCCTCCTGCTGGCCACCACCCACAGCGTGTCCGGGGGTAGCGAGATCCGGCGCAGCGATGCGCCCCGCCTCGTCGACATGGTCAAGGAAGCCAAGCAAACGGTAGCCACCCGGACCGCGGAACGCGACAGCCTGCAGCATCAGCTCGACAACCACCACGGCGGTACGCCAGGCGCCGAAGCCGCGCTCGGTGCCATCACGAGCCGGGCCAACGAACTCGGGCTCGAACTGGGCCTCGATCCCATGCACGGCCCCGGTCTGGTGATCACCCTCAACGACGCGCAGCGCAACGCGCAGGGCCAATACCCCCGCGACGCCACGCCCGACGACCTGGTGGTGCACCAGCAGGACGTCCAGGCGGTGCTCAACGCGCTGTGGTTGGGCGGAGCCGAGGCCGTCCAGATGCAGGACCAGCGAATCCTGGCCACCTCGGCGCCGCGCTGCGTCGGCAACACCCTGCTGCTCAACGGCCGTACCTACAGCCCGCCGTACGTCATCACCGTCATCGGCAACGTCGACGGCATGCGCGCCGCGCTCGCAGCCGCGCCGCTGGTGACGCTGTACAAGCAGTACGTGGTGCGGTTCGGGCTCGGTTACACCGAGGAGCAGCGGGCGTCGGTGGACGTCGTCGGCCACCCGATGCCGGTGAAACTCAAGTACGCCCAACCGGCCGGACCGGTTACGTATTGA
- a CDS encoding TetR/AcrR family transcriptional regulator, which produces MAEKRRMNGAQRRVLIVDAARTLLAERPYDDVSIADIAAEAGVTRTVVYDHFPSKKDLVLSFLADEVTALVAVLSERISGSTGTPRDRMAAVLDAHFEFLHTRPLAFRILALDSLADPEIAEVGLQLSQTADQALGAALAGDLASAGFTADSPLLEAKLVLLTSAIRGVSTWWLNHPEVSRREIVDTTTEWLWHGISGLACG; this is translated from the coding sequence ATGGCCGAGAAGCGACGAATGAACGGCGCCCAGCGGCGCGTACTGATCGTCGACGCAGCCCGCACGCTGCTGGCAGAACGCCCATACGACGACGTGTCGATCGCCGACATCGCTGCCGAGGCAGGGGTGACGCGCACGGTCGTCTACGACCATTTCCCGTCAAAGAAGGATTTGGTGCTGTCGTTCTTGGCCGACGAGGTGACGGCCTTGGTTGCCGTGCTGTCCGAACGGATTTCCGGCAGCACCGGAACACCTCGCGACCGCATGGCCGCAGTGCTGGATGCACACTTCGAGTTCTTGCACACGCGGCCGCTCGCGTTTCGCATCCTCGCTCTCGACTCTCTTGCCGACCCGGAAATCGCTGAAGTGGGCCTTCAACTCAGCCAGACGGCCGATCAAGCCCTTGGGGCCGCATTGGCCGGCGACTTGGCCAGCGCGGGGTTTACGGCCGACAGCCCCTTGCTCGAAGCCAAGCTGGTCCTTCTGACTTCGGCCATCAGGGGCGTCTCCACGTGGTGGCTCAACCATCCGGAGGTGTCCCGCCGCGAGATCGTCGACACCACGACCGAATGGCTATGGCACGGGATCAGTGGCCTGGCCTGCGGCTAG